From Bufo gargarizans isolate SCDJY-AF-19 chromosome 10, ASM1485885v1, whole genome shotgun sequence, the proteins below share one genomic window:
- the LOC122920187 gene encoding L-lactate dehydrogenase A chain, which translates to MASTKEKLIHNVVSEPAVSKNKVTVVGVGAVGMACAISILQKDLADELALVDVIEDKLKGEMMDLQHGSLFLRTPKIVSGKDYSVTANSKLVVVTAGARQQEGESRLNLVQRNVNIFKFIIPNIVKYSPDAILLIVSNPVDVLTYVAWKISGFPKHRVIGSGCNLDSARFRYLMGEKLGIHPLSCHGWIIGEHGDSSVAVWSGVNVAGVSLKTLNPDMGTDNDKENWKEVHKQVVDSAYEVIKLKGYTSWAIGLSVADLAETTLKNLRRVHPISTMVKGMYGVKEDVFLSIPSVLGNQGITDVVNMTLKAEEEERLRKSADTLWGIQKELQF; encoded by the exons ATGGCAAGCACCAAGGAGAAGCTGATCCACAATGTGGTGTCCGAGCCGGCCGTCTCCAAGAACAAGGTCACCGTTGTCGGCGTTGGCGCAGTGGGCATGGCCTGCGCCATCAGTATCCTGCAGAAG GATCTGGCCGATGAGCTCGCCCTGGTCGACGTGATTGAGGACAAGCTGAAGGGCGAAATGATGGATTTACAGCATGGCAGCCTCTTCCTGCGGACTCCTAAGATTGTGTCTGGCAAAG atTACAGCGTCACAGCCAATTCTAAGCTGGTGGTGGTGACAGCCGGAGCCCGTCAGCAGGAAGGGGAGAGCCGCCTGAACCTGGTGCAGCGCAACGTCAACATCTTCAAATTTATCATTCCCAATATTGTAAAGTACAGTCCTGACGCCATCCTGCTGATTGTCTCCAATCCTG TCGATGTCCTGACCTACGTGGCCTGGAAAATCAGTGGCTTCCCCAAGCACCGCGTCATTGGCAGCGGCTGCAACCTGGACTCTGCTCGTTTCCGCTACCTGATGGGAGAGAAGCTGGGCAtccaccccctgagctgtcacgGCTGGATCATCGGTGAACACGGAGACTCCAGTG TGGCCGTCTGGAGCGGGGTTAACGTAGCCGGCGTCAGCCTGAAGACCCTGAATCCTGACATGGGGACGGACAACGACAAGGAGAACTGGAAGGAGGTTCACAAACAAGTGGTTGACAG TGCATATGAAGTGATCAAGCTGAAGGGATACACGTCCTGGGCCATCGGCCTCTCAGTCGCAGATCTTGCTGAAACTACCCTGAAGAACCTCAGACGCGTTCATCCCATTTCCACTATGGTGAAG GGAATGTACGGTGTAAAGGAGGACGTCTTCCTCAGCATCCCATCCGTCCTGGGTAACCAGGGCATTACAGATGTGGTGAACATGACCCtgaaggctgaggaggaggagcgcCTCAGGAAGAGCGCAGACACACTATGGGGTATCCAGAAGGAGCTGCAGTTCTAG